The Xanthocytophaga agilis genome has a window encoding:
- a CDS encoding leucine-rich repeat domain-containing protein: protein MHEENIYRLLRSGQLENVTIGLQLAESLQVNIDTLTDQIEQLYLLHWLVEHSEVSLEEKIVDIYSRKTLDLSNKGLTQLPDILAQLTELEMLRINQNQLTELPDFIRKLTALKHLNLSGNQLMSLPEWIGELTSLTYLNLDNNKLVKLPDSIGDLKYLESLSLQKNAIQSLSNSIGNLKNLTYIDLSRNQFSEFPEPITTLSQLTYLSLYENHLSTLPGSIGNLTKLQTLGLSNNQLISLPESIGKLKDLVWLYLEYNQLVALPQSIGNLTSLVGFYMNHNQLTEIPDAICELVELLYMSLSKNYFTVVPEGIGRLCKLEELDLSDNQFSYLPDSLENLTVLSVLDISDNLFSELPKSICQLIDLSELNISGNLLSTLPKSLKNLTYLTKLDMSSNRFKTLPVYIKSLRNLRELQLQQNQLTELPEWISNLSMLDKLNLSANQLRFLPETIGNLNYLSYLNLTNNQFNGIPAVIRKMPRLVEVDLTGSTDNVQ from the coding sequence GTGCACGAAGAAAATATTTACCGGCTGTTACGTTCCGGACAGCTTGAAAATGTAACAATTGGATTGCAACTAGCTGAATCACTGCAGGTGAACATTGATACACTTACTGACCAGATTGAGCAATTGTATCTGCTACACTGGCTAGTAGAACATTCTGAGGTTTCACTTGAAGAAAAGATTGTCGATATCTATTCAAGAAAGACATTGGATTTAAGTAATAAAGGTCTGACCCAACTGCCTGATATACTTGCACAATTAACAGAATTGGAAATGTTGCGTATCAATCAGAATCAGTTAACGGAATTACCTGATTTTATCCGAAAGTTAACAGCATTGAAACATTTGAACCTGTCAGGTAACCAACTAATGTCACTTCCGGAATGGATTGGAGAATTAACCAGCCTAACTTATCTCAATTTAGATAACAATAAATTAGTTAAACTTCCTGACTCAATTGGCGATCTGAAATATTTGGAGAGTTTGTCTTTACAAAAAAATGCAATCCAGTCACTATCTAACTCTATTGGAAATCTGAAAAATTTGACATACATAGATTTGTCAAGGAATCAATTTTCTGAGTTTCCAGAGCCAATTACAACACTTTCTCAACTAACCTATTTGAGCCTTTATGAGAATCACTTATCTACCTTACCTGGCTCTATTGGGAATCTAACAAAGCTGCAAACGTTGGGATTATCAAATAACCAACTGATTTCATTACCAGAATCGATAGGCAAGTTGAAAGACTTAGTTTGGTTGTATCTGGAATACAATCAACTTGTTGCACTGCCCCAATCTATTGGTAATCTAACAAGTTTGGTAGGATTTTATATGAATCATAATCAGTTGACAGAAATTCCAGATGCCATTTGCGAATTAGTCGAATTGCTGTATATGAGTTTATCAAAGAACTACTTTACTGTGGTTCCAGAGGGTATTGGAAGGTTGTGTAAACTGGAAGAACTAGATTTATCAGATAACCAATTCTCCTACCTACCTGACTCTCTTGAGAATTTAACTGTGTTAAGTGTTTTGGATATATCAGATAATCTTTTTTCAGAACTACCGAAATCTATTTGTCAGTTAATTGACCTATCAGAACTAAATATTTCTGGTAACCTGCTTTCTACATTACCAAAGTCGCTTAAAAATCTAACATATCTAACCAAGCTGGATATGTCCTCTAATAGATTCAAGACATTGCCAGTCTATATAAAAAGTTTGAGGAACCTGAGAGAACTGCAATTACAGCAAAATCAGCTTACTGAATTGCCTGAATGGATTTCTAATCTGTCTATGCTAGACAAATTAAATTTATCTGCAAACCAACTTAGATTCCTTCCGGAAACTATTGGCAATCTAAACTATTTATCATATCTGAATTTAACCAATAATCAATTTAACGGAATACCAGCTGTGATTAGAAAAATGCCCAGACTAGTAGAAGTTGACTTAACAGGTAGTACAGACAATGTCCAATAA
- a CDS encoding glycosyltransferase family 2 protein, with protein MEIHQLEQRPNTETLPLVSVVMATYNGSRYIAQQLESILGQTYPNIEIIISDDASVDHTQEILQNYAKRYENIRLLLHYENVGYVKNFERGIIASTGSLIAPSDQDDIWKPEKITRLVSAINTSDIVYCDSELISAEGEPLGLRLSQIRRFTSFSSVLNFTVGNSAPGHAMLIKRQVAEKALPLLACSSHDFWLGFVATFSNGISYLDEVHVQYRQHENNVCGAFNSKDKTGKKFKRMKQSRQIRQANARIRINAMYEKCPAELQEYKKILRNLSESYQSFSFLRNWNRMLLFFTYREQILAHKHRNTFRKLAYCCKLFFTIQ; from the coding sequence ATGGAAATTCATCAATTAGAACAGAGACCAAACACAGAGACATTACCGTTGGTTTCGGTAGTAATGGCAACCTATAACGGTAGCAGGTATATTGCACAACAACTGGAAAGTATACTAGGACAGACCTACCCAAATATTGAAATTATTATTTCTGATGACGCATCTGTAGACCATACACAGGAAATACTACAGAACTATGCAAAAAGATATGAAAATATACGTCTTCTCTTACATTATGAAAATGTAGGATACGTAAAAAACTTTGAAAGGGGAATTATTGCCAGCACAGGATCTCTTATTGCTCCCAGCGATCAGGATGATATATGGAAACCTGAGAAAATAACCAGACTTGTATCTGCAATCAATACTAGTGACATTGTTTATTGTGATTCAGAGCTAATCTCTGCAGAAGGTGAGCCACTGGGTTTACGATTATCACAAATCAGAAGATTTACCAGTTTTAGTAGTGTGCTTAACTTCACAGTTGGGAACTCTGCTCCCGGACATGCCATGCTTATCAAACGGCAGGTAGCAGAGAAGGCACTCCCCTTACTAGCATGCTCATCTCATGATTTCTGGCTCGGATTTGTGGCAACCTTCTCAAATGGAATCTCTTATCTGGATGAGGTACATGTACAGTATCGCCAGCATGAAAACAATGTATGTGGAGCCTTTAATAGTAAGGACAAGACAGGAAAAAAATTTAAACGCATGAAGCAATCCAGACAAATCAGACAAGCAAATGCTCGTATCAGAATTAATGCTATGTACGAAAAGTGTCCTGCTGAGCTCCAAGAGTATAAAAAGATTCTAAGGAATTTATCCGAATCCTACCAAAGTTTTTCATTTCTTAGAAACTGGAATCGGATGCTGCTTTTCTTCACCTATCGGGAGCAGATACTTGCCCACAAACACAGAAATACATTTAGAAAATTAGCCTACTGCTGCAAGCTATTTTTCACAATACAGTGA
- a CDS encoding lipocalin family protein translates to MQKYNSSFLIVLVLMTFSLVFAGCKKDDDATLATKALLTTGTWKGVNYRVYSTAGGKTLIDSTESLTNTTKTFSENGTVVTTITDGEGNKTSSTGAWTLSNDKKLTIISLTNPSYYTIKEISSTSLVLSNSGSYTKNGVTSTAEQTATYSK, encoded by the coding sequence ATGCAAAAATACAATTCCTCTTTTTTGATCGTTTTGGTACTAATGACATTTTCACTTGTCTTTGCAGGTTGTAAAAAAGACGATGATGCTACTCTTGCAACAAAGGCTTTACTCACTACTGGTACCTGGAAAGGAGTTAATTATCGGGTTTATTCTACTGCTGGTGGAAAAACGCTAATTGACTCTACAGAATCTCTTACAAATACTACCAAAACGTTTAGTGAAAATGGAACTGTAGTAACCACAATTACAGATGGAGAGGGCAATAAAACTTCATCAACAGGCGCATGGACGCTTTCAAATGATAAGAAGCTAACAATTATAAGCTTAACTAATCCATCATACTATACAATAAAAGAAATCTCATCCACTTCTCTTGTTTTATCCAATTCCGGATCATATACAAAAAATGGTGTAACCAGTACAGCTGAACAAACAGCTACTTATAGCAAATAA